In the genome of Gemmatimonadaceae bacterium, one region contains:
- a CDS encoding superoxide dismutase has product MPHSLPPLPYDFGALEPHIDAKTMEIHHGKHHQAYVTKLNEALEKAPDLANKSLDELMQSLDKAPEAVKTAIRNNGGGHWNHSFFWQLMAPNAGGKPASREQFHGQQKLMDAINSSFGDFAKFKEQFASAGVGRFGSGWAWLVRDGDKLAITSTPNQDNPLMEGKRAILGLDVWEHAYYLKYQNRRPDYITAWWNVVNWNAVAKNFGS; this is encoded by the coding sequence ATGCCGCACTCGCTGCCTCCCCTGCCGTACGATTTCGGCGCGCTCGAGCCGCACATCGACGCGAAGACGATGGAGATCCACCACGGCAAGCATCATCAGGCGTACGTCACCAAGCTGAACGAGGCGCTGGAGAAGGCGCCTGACCTCGCGAACAAATCGCTCGACGAGCTGATGCAGAGCCTGGACAAGGCGCCCGAGGCGGTAAAGACCGCGATCCGCAACAACGGCGGCGGGCACTGGAACCACAGCTTCTTCTGGCAGCTCATGGCGCCGAATGCGGGCGGTAAGCCGGCCTCGCGCGAGCAATTCCACGGGCAGCAAAAACTGATGGACGCCATCAACTCTTCTTTCGGCGACTTCGCGAAGTTCAAGGAGCAGTTCGCGTCCGCGGGCGTCGGCCGGTTCGGCTCGGGCTGGGCCTGGCTGGTGCGCGACGGCGACAAGCTCGCGATCACCAGCACGCCCAACCAGGACAACCCGCTCATGGAAGGCAAGCGCGCGATCCTGGGCCTCGACGTGTGGGAGCACGCGTATTACCTGAAATACCAGAACCGCCGCCCCGACTACATCACCGCGTGGTGGAATGTGGTCA
- a CDS encoding lmo0937 family membrane protein, giving the protein MLWTIAVIIFILWLLGAFVMPVGGSLIHILLVIAIIVVLYRIITGRKPIP; this is encoded by the coding sequence ATGCTGTGGACGATCGCCGTAATCATCTTCATTCTCTGGTTGCTGGGCGCGTTCGTGATGCCGGTTGGAGGCAGTCTCATTCACATCCTCCTCGTCATCGCCATCATCGTCGTGCTGTACCGCATCATCACGGGGCGGAAGCCGATCCCCTGA
- a CDS encoding VTT domain-containing protein encodes MDWFRELYHLLSDLPTLIKWGGYVGLTTIVFTETGLLVGFFLPGDSLLVTAGLLASQGFLNVYVMGALLTVAAIAGDSVGYSIGRAAGPRLFRREDSFFFNKKHLYRAHDFYLRHGGKTIVIARFVPILRTFAPVVAGAADMPYRRFIFFNIAGGIGWIWSMLMVGYVLGRYIPGIEKRIEWVIVAVIGLSLVPILVEYLKSRKKNVTSD; translated from the coding sequence ATGGATTGGTTTCGCGAGCTCTATCATCTGCTGTCCGATCTCCCGACCCTGATCAAGTGGGGCGGATACGTCGGTCTTACGACTATTGTATTCACGGAGACGGGCCTCCTCGTCGGCTTTTTTCTGCCGGGCGACTCTCTGCTCGTCACGGCCGGGCTGCTGGCTTCGCAGGGTTTTCTAAACGTATACGTCATGGGCGCGCTGCTGACAGTGGCCGCGATCGCGGGCGATTCCGTGGGTTACTCCATAGGCCGCGCCGCGGGCCCGCGGCTGTTCCGCCGGGAAGACTCGTTTTTCTTCAACAAGAAACACCTCTATCGAGCCCATGATTTTTACCTCCGGCACGGGGGCAAGACCATCGTCATTGCGCGTTTCGTGCCTATTTTGCGGACCTTCGCCCCCGTCGTGGCCGGCGCCGCCGACATGCCCTACCGCAGGTTCATCTTTTTCAACATTGCCGGCGGCATCGGCTGGATCTGGAGCATGCTCATGGTCGGCTACGTGCTCGGCCGCTACATCCCCGGCATCGAGAAACGCATCGAGTGGGTGATCGTCGCGGTCATCGGGCTGTCGCTGGTGCCGATTCTCGTCGAATACTTGAAGTCGCGCAAGAAAAATGTGACTAGTGACTAG
- a CDS encoding molybdopterin-dependent oxidoreductase codes for MSVKRRDFLKVLGAGTATATIGCGTGEVERLIPYLVSPDETVPGVSNYYATTCRECSAACGVLAETRDGRVIKVEGNPQHPLSRGAICARGQAAVQGLYNPDRFRGPMIRRNGTLERVTWEQALQLLAQKLGETRAGGRASSAVFINQHESGSFPGFLDAWLNAIGMPPHISFDAQSDFAAIAANRQTYGVSWPRYDFRAARMVISFGADFLDSWGPSVSQQLAWADARADVANAPRLIYVGPRRSLTGLNADEWIPCMPGKELFIVRMLAGGIPVAAAAAASGVPAEQLASLQQDFTALRPNLALAGGSGPGAMQLALAVNALNAGNVGSTVNVAEAVTAYDGMDSPAVVRAAVERMRAGTVPLLFVRGVNPVHAFGKAARVAEAIAKVPFKVSFSSVPDETTELCDLILPDNHSLESWGDAAPVRGTIGLQQPAMEPVFDTRATADVLLELSRRSPSTAAQTPEPGYRNWLISRFPGGARGLTEALPSGVTAGAIAGGTGAAAVTAVASPAIESTRGDMYLMLYQHPLLGDGRGANKPWLQEMPDPVTKICWQTVAEIHPRAAERLGVENGDLLTVQTAAGSLTLPALVYLGVREDTVAIAIGRGRDHSGRYARAGMNALDLLPAAAADSSGALAYVSTKAQVTKAGGHHELVTTEGSARQHGRGIARAVAAGSLGQAHAPAAADAHGADEGGHHEDGHVVPEMEGMASREFLPGLRAPVANDAQGDLGDPNSNDKGMYHPDHWSGMAKRRWAMTIDLARCTGCSACVTACYAENNIPTVGGDWQNAKVFPDRTGFGANIVRSREMAWIRLERYFEGGEDGGSDFETRFIPMLCQHCGNAPCEPVCPVYATYHAPDGLNVQVYNRCVGTRYCSNNCPYKVRYFNWFGYGEPNRSQYAFPEPLNWQLNPDVTVRGKGVMEKCTFCVQRIREAEHRASSEKRPLQADEFTVACAQACPSRAITFGDAADSSWAVTKLIDDERAYHVFEELNTYTAVVYLKKVNHPREGAATAAAGATTGAGAAPQAAH; via the coding sequence ATGTCGGTAAAGCGCAGAGATTTTCTCAAGGTTCTCGGCGCCGGCACGGCTACCGCCACGATCGGCTGCGGCACCGGCGAGGTCGAGCGGCTCATCCCGTACCTCGTCTCGCCCGACGAGACGGTGCCGGGAGTGTCGAACTATTACGCGACCACGTGCCGCGAGTGCTCGGCCGCATGCGGCGTACTGGCGGAGACGCGCGACGGGCGCGTCATCAAGGTCGAGGGGAATCCGCAGCATCCGCTCAGCCGTGGCGCGATCTGCGCGCGCGGGCAGGCGGCGGTGCAGGGGCTGTACAACCCCGACCGCTTCCGCGGTCCTATGATCCGGCGCAACGGAACGCTCGAGCGCGTGACGTGGGAGCAGGCGCTGCAGCTGCTCGCGCAGAAGCTCGGCGAGACGCGCGCGGGCGGGCGCGCGTCGTCCGCGGTGTTCATCAACCAGCACGAGAGCGGTAGCTTCCCCGGATTCCTGGACGCGTGGCTGAACGCGATCGGCATGCCGCCGCACATCAGCTTCGACGCGCAGAGCGACTTCGCCGCCATCGCCGCCAACCGGCAGACGTACGGCGTCTCCTGGCCGCGGTACGACTTCCGCGCCGCGCGAATGGTGATCTCCTTCGGCGCCGACTTCCTCGACAGCTGGGGGCCGAGCGTCTCGCAGCAGCTCGCCTGGGCCGACGCCCGTGCCGACGTGGCGAACGCGCCGCGGTTGATCTATGTAGGCCCGCGCCGGTCGCTCACGGGTCTCAACGCGGACGAGTGGATCCCGTGCATGCCCGGCAAGGAGCTCTTCATCGTGCGCATGCTTGCCGGAGGCATTCCGGTAGCAGCGGCAGCCGCGGCCTCCGGTGTGCCCGCCGAACAGCTGGCGAGCCTGCAGCAGGATTTCACCGCACTGCGCCCGAACCTCGCGCTGGCCGGCGGCAGCGGACCGGGAGCCATGCAGCTCGCGCTCGCGGTGAACGCGCTGAACGCGGGGAACGTCGGCTCGACCGTAAACGTCGCCGAAGCAGTGACCGCTTACGACGGCATGGATTCTCCCGCGGTTGTACGCGCGGCGGTGGAGCGGATGCGCGCCGGGACTGTTCCGCTGCTGTTCGTGCGAGGCGTCAATCCAGTGCATGCCTTCGGCAAGGCGGCGCGCGTCGCGGAAGCGATCGCGAAGGTTCCATTCAAGGTCAGCTTCTCCAGCGTGCCCGACGAGACCACGGAGCTGTGCGATCTCATCCTGCCGGACAACCACTCGCTCGAGAGCTGGGGTGACGCGGCGCCGGTGCGCGGCACGATCGGACTCCAGCAGCCGGCGATGGAGCCGGTGTTCGACACGCGCGCGACGGCCGACGTCCTGCTCGAGCTGTCCCGCCGCAGCCCCTCCACGGCGGCGCAGACCCCCGAGCCGGGCTATCGCAACTGGCTGATCTCGCGGTTCCCGGGAGGAGCGCGCGGCCTCACGGAAGCGCTGCCGAGCGGCGTGACCGCTGGAGCCATCGCGGGCGGAACGGGCGCCGCGGCGGTCACCGCGGTGGCGAGCCCGGCGATCGAGTCCACGCGCGGCGACATGTACCTGATGCTGTACCAGCACCCGCTCCTCGGCGACGGGCGCGGCGCCAACAAGCCGTGGCTCCAGGAGATGCCCGATCCCGTCACCAAGATCTGCTGGCAGACGGTCGCCGAGATTCATCCGCGCGCGGCAGAGCGGCTCGGCGTCGAGAACGGCGATCTCCTGACGGTGCAGACTGCGGCGGGATCGCTCACGCTCCCCGCGCTCGTCTATCTCGGCGTGCGCGAGGACACGGTCGCGATCGCGATCGGCCGCGGGCGGGACCACTCGGGCCGGTACGCGCGAGCGGGAATGAACGCGCTCGATCTGCTCCCCGCGGCCGCCGCCGACTCGAGCGGCGCGCTGGCGTACGTCAGCACGAAGGCGCAGGTGACGAAGGCCGGCGGGCATCACGAGCTGGTCACCACCGAAGGCTCGGCGCGCCAGCACGGTCGCGGAATCGCGCGCGCGGTAGCAGCCGGCTCGCTCGGTCAGGCGCACGCGCCCGCCGCGGCGGATGCGCACGGCGCGGACGAAGGCGGGCACCACGAAGACGGACACGTCGTGCCCGAGATGGAAGGGATGGCGAGCCGCGAGTTCCTCCCGGGACTGCGCGCGCCCGTCGCGAACGACGCGCAGGGCGACCTCGGCGACCCCAACTCCAACGACAAGGGGATGTACCATCCCGACCACTGGAGCGGGATGGCGAAGCGTCGCTGGGCGATGACGATCGACCTCGCGCGCTGCACGGGGTGCTCGGCGTGCGTTACCGCGTGCTACGCGGAGAACAACATTCCCACCGTCGGCGGGGACTGGCAGAACGCGAAGGTGTTCCCGGATCGCACCGGCTTCGGCGCGAACATCGTCCGCAGCCGCGAGATGGCGTGGATCCGGCTGGAGCGGTACTTCGAGGGCGGAGAGGACGGCGGGAGCGATTTCGAGACGCGGTTCATTCCGATGCTGTGCCAGCACTGCGGCAACGCCCCCTGCGAGCCGGTGTGCCCGGTGTACGCTACGTATCACGCCCCGGACGGGCTGAACGTGCAGGTGTACAACCGCTGCGTCGGGACGCGGTACTGCTCGAACAACTGCCCGTACAAGGTCCGCTACTTCAACTGGTTCGGCTACGGCGAGCCGAACCGGTCGCAGTACGCGTTCCCCGAGCCGCTCAACTGGCAGCTCAATCCGGACGTCACGGTCCGCGGGAAGGGCGTGATGGAGAAGTGCACGTTCTGCGTCCAGCGCATCCGCGAGGCGGAGCATAGAGCGTCGTCCGAGAAGCGGCCGCTGCAGGCGGACGAGTTCACGGTGGCGTGCGCGCAGGCGTGCCCGTCGCGCGCGATCACGTTCGGCGACGCGGCGGACTCGTCGTGGGCCGTGACGAAGCTGATCGACGACGAGCGGGCGTATCACGTGTTCGAGGAGCTGAACACCTACACGGCGGTCGTCTATCTGAAGAAAGTGAATCATCCACGCGAGGGAGCCGCGACCGCGGCAGCCGGCGCGACCACCGGAGCCGGCGCGGCTCCGCAGGCGGCACACTAG
- a CDS encoding D-Ala-D-Ala carboxypeptidase family metallohydrolase, producing the protein MPPRPSRWYHRAGLSTRSERAFNVLSSVFVLLIAMGWSWSIATARPTSANWGGDSTAVAPAASAMAASITEPNATSTAYLTDAVLNAFVPLRGESGRLRAQISAEGAPILRDTLPSGAIVTVAGTEAGSAPRAPRRAGIWSLAIKVGSAIKPMTDFRVITLKPASAAKGGRIGLYYIGNWPSARGGAAAKGNYAPPRGFIEVTLENRDTYVSEHFRLRDFLPKDQFNVWPKYLVLETKLLDKLELVLEELRKQGVDTRGVRVMSGFRTPQYNSGVGDTRGRASLSRHMYGDAADIYIDNDGNGSMDDLNRDGRVDIGDAQFIRSAAERVERAHPSLIGGIGVYRANAAHGPFTHIDTRGYRARW; encoded by the coding sequence GTGCCACCCCGGCCGTCGCGCTGGTACCATCGCGCGGGGCTCTCCACGCGGAGCGAGCGCGCGTTCAACGTGCTGTCGAGCGTGTTCGTGCTGCTCATCGCGATGGGCTGGTCGTGGTCCATCGCCACGGCGCGGCCGACGTCGGCGAATTGGGGGGGGGACAGCACGGCCGTCGCGCCCGCGGCGTCGGCGATGGCGGCCTCGATAACCGAGCCTAATGCGACGTCAACCGCGTACCTCACCGACGCCGTGCTCAACGCGTTCGTGCCGCTTCGCGGCGAGAGCGGCCGGCTCCGGGCGCAGATCTCCGCCGAGGGCGCTCCGATTCTGCGGGATACGCTCCCGAGCGGAGCGATCGTGACTGTCGCCGGTACCGAGGCAGGCTCGGCGCCGCGCGCGCCCCGGCGGGCGGGCATCTGGAGTCTCGCGATAAAGGTCGGGAGCGCTATCAAGCCGATGACCGACTTCCGCGTCATAACGCTCAAGCCGGCCAGCGCGGCCAAGGGCGGACGGATCGGCCTGTACTACATCGGCAACTGGCCCTCGGCGCGGGGCGGCGCCGCCGCCAAGGGCAACTACGCGCCGCCCCGTGGCTTCATCGAAGTCACGCTGGAGAACCGGGATACATACGTATCGGAGCACTTCCGGCTGCGGGATTTCCTCCCGAAGGATCAGTTCAACGTCTGGCCGAAATACCTGGTCCTCGAGACCAAACTGCTGGATAAGCTCGAGCTGGTGCTGGAAGAGCTGCGCAAGCAGGGCGTGGACACCAGGGGTGTGCGCGTGATGAGCGGCTTCCGTACGCCGCAGTACAACAGTGGAGTGGGCGACACGCGCGGCCGGGCGTCGCTCAGCCGGCACATGTACGGGGACGCCGCCGACATCTACATCGACAACGATGGGAACGGCAGCATGGACGACCTGAACAGGGACGGCCGGGTCGACATCGGAGACGCACAATTCATTCGTTCCGCGGCCGAGCGCGTCGAACGGGCACATCCTTCGCTGATAGGCGGGATAGGTGTGTACCGGGCGAACGCCGCCCACGGCCCCTTTACTCACATCGACACGCGCGGGTACAGGGCGCGTTGGTGA
- a CDS encoding TrmJ/YjtD family RNA methyltransferase has translation MTGSALDAIRVVLYEPQDPVNIAAAVRAMKNMGLARLRLVRPVEYDPWRLEGIAHDTADILGAIEHFPTLEEAVADCVAVAGFSARRRAAKWRITTPKEAARELLERDGPVALLFGREDHGLPNEALDMCHVVVTIPTTGHASLNLAQAVLLAAYELHLRASDSTRELPPPRKQAPPPTAGHYELMFADAEKALEAIDFFKTRNHEHIMRSVRTLVFRAAPDARELDLLRAMAIEVLRALARAESQTNLHSDSL, from the coding sequence GTGACCGGGTCCGCGCTCGACGCGATCCGCGTCGTCCTGTACGAGCCGCAGGACCCGGTCAACATCGCCGCCGCCGTGCGCGCGATGAAGAACATGGGGCTCGCCAGGCTGCGGCTGGTGCGGCCCGTGGAATACGATCCGTGGCGGCTCGAGGGTATCGCCCACGACACCGCGGACATTCTCGGCGCCATCGAGCATTTCCCCACGCTTGAGGAGGCAGTCGCCGATTGCGTCGCCGTCGCCGGCTTTTCGGCGCGCAGGCGGGCCGCGAAATGGCGGATAACCACGCCCAAGGAAGCGGCTCGCGAGCTGCTCGAGCGGGACGGTCCGGTGGCGCTGCTGTTCGGCCGTGAGGATCACGGTCTCCCGAATGAAGCGCTGGACATGTGCCACGTCGTCGTGACGATACCGACCACCGGGCACGCGTCCCTCAATCTGGCACAGGCGGTGCTCCTCGCGGCGTACGAGCTGCATCTGCGCGCGTCGGACTCGACGCGGGAGCTGCCGCCTCCGAGGAAGCAGGCCCCGCCACCGACGGCAGGGCACTACGAATTGATGTTTGCCGACGCGGAGAAGGCGCTCGAAGCGATCGACTTCTTCAAGACGAGAAACCACGAGCACATCATGCGGTCCGTCCGTACGCTGGTCTTCCGCGCCGCGCCGGATGCGCGCGAGCTGGACTTGCTGCGCGCGATGGCGATCGAGGTGCTGAGGGCGCTTGCGCGAGCCGAGAGTCAGACTAATCTTCATTCCGACTCCTTGTGA
- a CDS encoding cytochrome c3 family protein, whose protein sequence is MPAFFALATLAAIVSAYSGASSRTGNSPTQPVRFPHPIHVQTLKMNCLYCHFAANKSPDPGMPAMSTCMGCHTVAGAAKPEIQKLAGYWTRQQPVPWVRIHKLPEYVKFPHMRHVGAGVSCQTCHGNVQNMAQVSQTQSLGMGWCVSCHIGKSNPPFRARYDCSTCHH, encoded by the coding sequence GTGCCGGCTTTCTTTGCGCTCGCCACCCTGGCGGCGATCGTATCCGCATACAGCGGCGCCTCGTCCCGCACGGGCAACAGCCCGACGCAACCGGTCCGGTTTCCGCACCCGATCCACGTCCAGACGCTGAAGATGAACTGCCTGTATTGCCACTTCGCCGCGAACAAATCGCCCGATCCCGGCATGCCGGCGATGAGCACGTGCATGGGCTGTCACACGGTGGCAGGCGCGGCCAAGCCGGAGATCCAGAAGCTCGCCGGCTATTGGACGAGGCAGCAGCCGGTGCCATGGGTCCGCATCCACAAGCTGCCGGAGTACGTGAAGTTTCCCCACATGCGGCACGTGGGCGCCGGCGTTTCCTGTCAGACATGTCACGGCAACGTGCAGAACATGGCGCAGGTGTCCCAGACGCAGTCGCTGGGCATGGGGTGGTGCGTGAGCTGTCACATCGGAAAATCCAATCCGCCCTTCAGGGCGAGATACGATTGCTCGACATGCCACCACTGA